Genomic DNA from Corylus avellana chromosome ca4, CavTom2PMs-1.0:
ACATATTTACCAAGCCAAAGCTCTAAAAAgctctttaattattttttcacaaattttgtgttgagttcgtGCTGAGTTCACGAGTTGTGTCAAAAAAAGCTAGCCATAAATGTTATTTGTCGAATTCAAATCATATTGAAgcatgaatataaaattttataagtCAACCATAACTTAATTCATTTagttaaacgggtcaaactcaTCAACTTTAAGTCAGTAATTTTTTTCTAGATAGATTCATGTCACATTTGTgagtcgtataaaaaattgttagtatAAAgttataagagtaatgctaaaaattatatttttattttataactttctCATAGTATTAATGTGTCAGTCTGGACTAACATTTAAATTTATTGCTATTAAAACatttaagattaaaaattaatgggaattgtgggataaaaatacaTTACTAAAGTTGTAACTTGTAACCCATTGACCAGTTAACCATATTTCGGATaacaaacaacaataaaagCAGCTAGAATCCCTCTCTTCTTTCGGGcctcaaaagaaaaatgatcatCCGATTCCATCTCCCAAGTCAAACTCCCCGTCTCATCCCTCACTCCTCAAAACCCTCCAAAACCCCACGCTGCTCCCTCACTCCCCTCCCCAAACCTTCTCTTCCCAACTCCGACGCAGGCCTCCTCTTCCGCGAGAAAATCATATACCTCGAGAACCTCAACGTCAACTCCCACAAGGCCCTCCGGTTGAACCCAGACTTCCGCGCCGCCCCACTCGCCTCCCTCATCTCCGTCGAGCGCTGCCTCTCCTCCTTCGGCATCGGCCGCTCGTCCCTCGGCCGCATCCTCGACATGCACCCGCAGCTCCTCACCTCCGACCCCCATTCCGACCTCTACCCAATCTTCGATTTCCTCCTCAACGAGGTCCCCGTCCCCTTCCCTGACCTCCCCAAGTCCATTATCCGATGCCCCAGACTCTTGGTCTGCAGCGTCACTGATCAGCTGAGACCCACCTTGTCTTTCTTGAGAAACTTGGGCTTCGTCGGACCCCATTCCCTCAACTGCCAAACCACATTGTTGTTGGTTTCCAGCGCCGAAGGTACCCTTTTGCCCAAGATTCAGTATTTGCAAAGTTTGGGGCTTTCGTATGAGCAAGTGGTCAACATGGTGATAAGGTCACCTGGATTGTTGACGTTTAGTGTAAGGAATAACTTTTCGCCCAAGGTAAAGTATTTCTTGGAGGAAATGAAGGGGGACATAGCGGAATTGAAGAGGTTTCCGCAGTATTTTTCGTTTAGTTTGGAGGGGAAGATTAAGCCCAGGCATAGGCTTTTGGTCGAGTACGGCTTGACGCTTCCTTTATCCGAGATGTTGAAGGTTAGCGATGGAGAGTTCAATGCGCGGTTGATCGAGATGCGGTTACGGTCGATGGATGGCAGGTAGTTTTAGTCTGTAAAAGTTGAGTGGtgctttatattttttgttaattaattgacaGTGAGAATGTGATTATTGTAGCGAGATTAGTGATGTATGTTATGTATGTTTCTGTGGACAAGCTTACAGTttctacaagaaaagaaagatttttgaGTTTCTATGTATGTAACTATGCGTTAGCTTTGGTAATGGT
This window encodes:
- the LOC132179057 gene encoding transcription termination factor MTEF1, chloroplastic, giving the protein MIIRFHLPSQTPRLIPHSSKPSKTPRCSLTPLPKPSLPNSDAGLLFREKIIYLENLNVNSHKALRLNPDFRAAPLASLISVERCLSSFGIGRSSLGRILDMHPQLLTSDPHSDLYPIFDFLLNEVPVPFPDLPKSIIRCPRLLVCSVTDQLRPTLSFLRNLGFVGPHSLNCQTTLLLVSSAEGTLLPKIQYLQSLGLSYEQVVNMVIRSPGLLTFSVRNNFSPKVKYFLEEMKGDIAELKRFPQYFSFSLEGKIKPRHRLLVEYGLTLPLSEMLKVSDGEFNARLIEMRLRSMDGR